GTTTGCACTCTGACAATTGTTGGTTGTGTATGGCTGTATGCACATACTGCTTTTAGTTTATAAATATTCATGATAAATATGCCCTAAGATTCTCTTGATAAACTTGATGTTAGATAGAGAAATAAGAAAGAGGGGTTAAATCAACTAATGGAAACTTTTCTCAATCAATGACTTTTGATGCATAGACGCCATTGATTGTCGAGTAAATCACTTTGTACTCTTTAATCTGATGAAATGAAAGGAAACAGATGATTCTTCttgttgaagggtttttgtTAAGAAAACAGTCTCTTGATTCAATAGAATTATTGTATCAGCTCAAAATATTGAGTCACTATATAGTCTTCTACCTTCTCATTGCAAATAGGTATATCCAATATTTTTGGTTTACTGTCTTCCCTTCTGGCTCTTTAAAgaggtttttttttaaaacttttgtcCATGTATGCAATTGTTCTTTATACGATGGTAATCTTGAACAGGTTGTTGAGGTCTCCACTTCCAAAACTGGCAAGCACGGACATGCAAAATGTCACTTTGTGGCAATCGACATTTTCAATGGGAAGAAGCTTGAAGATATTGTTCCTTCATCCCACAATTGTGATGTAATGCAGTGTTTCTTCCgtttttttaatttctactGGTGTATGTTTAGTTTCTCAACCACCGAAGTTTGATTTTGTCCGACTTTTAAATGTTTTCTGCAGGTGCCGCATGTCAACCGTACAGACTATCAGCTGATTGACATAGCTGAAGATGGTTTTGTAAGTTTTCTATTACCTACTGTATGAAGAGTATCAGTCATACTTTTATTGGGGcaaaaacttgaagaagataATGCtacatagttttgattgatgacTTTTTTGCATCATGTGTGATATCTGTGGTAGTTTCTAAATGAAGTTGAGATGTGATTATTGATGAAAGTTGTGTTTTACCCTTCTTTTATGAGAAAATTCCTATAGAGATTCTTGCCTCTATCTTAACTCCTAAGGTGCCCTTGACGATCAATTCCCTCTGACATATTCCTTGATGTTTTATGACACAACCGAGCATACAACTTTAAACTAGAAAATTACGTTCGCTTtgctttttctctttcttttccccTTACAGGAAGATGAGTGGCCCAGTGGTTTCACAGGCATTGATATGTAGAGCTTGAAATCTCTCATTTTTAAGTATGAGGTTCAGTTTTGAGAGAGACTATACTTAAAATGGTGCAACTATGAGGACTGTTTTTAAATTTCCACCTAAGGGGTGAAACAATCTTCTTATGTTCAACATTTATTAAAAACCAAAGACTTGGAAGTTGATAATTGTTCATCCCAAGTATTGTCTTGAAACTGGAGTTCCTTTTGCTAATTCTTGTGTTATACCTGTTTTGAGTGTTATAATTTGTTCATTCTTTTGGCCAGGTGTCTCTTCTTACTGAAAATGGAAACACCAAAGATGACCTCAGGCTTCCCACCGATGACACCCTGCTGAACCAGGTATACTTTTTGATCAAAATAAACGCTAAGAACCTtattttccagttttttgtgtatctGAGCAAACTCTCGACTTTTTGTAGGTTAAAGGTGGATTTGAGGAAGGAAAGGATCTCGTGCTGTCCGTGATGTCTGCAATGGGTGAAGAACAGATTTGTGCTGTGAAGGACATTGGTGGTAACAAGAACTAGTTGCGAGCATTCTGCAGCATAAATAATTGCTTTTAGCCAGAGTCATTTTATATCTTATTGTGGTACTTTGAAATCTGTTTTATCGTGAACTCACCTTATTTCtattggcatggcttgaataGTTGACTCTATAGTTTTGTCTGGTAAGGCAATGAACTGAGATTTGATAGCAGAAGTAATCTACATGAgtgtcacttttttttttacttgtttCATTCATTATTGGCCTATATTGTGCTTAATGGTGTATTCACATAATGGAATATCATTATGAAAGATGCTAAACAGCACCAGAAAACAAATACTGTTTGAAAGAAATCCAGATGTGGTGATTCAATAAAGTAAGGTAAAATGGTCAAGTTTGCCTCTGTACTATGTTTTGAGATAGAGCAATTTTGTCAGCTGTTATACTTTTTTGAGTTGAGGATCTATCGAAAATAGTCTCTATACCCTCATAAGGTAGGATTAAGGTTGTTGTGTATACACCATCCTCTCCTGACCCTATTATGAGATTTCATTGGGTATATTGTTGTTACCAACTGTTATACTGTGGATGAACCTTTGCTATTAGAAAAAAATCCTGTTTTTTGCCCTTGACCCTCAATGGCGCTCCAATGAAAaggtaattttaaattatagtcAAAAGTAGAAACGAGATGATTTGCTAACAAGGATATGAATGAATGTGTTAAGTATAATGAAGGATAAAATTGATCCGAGCTAAGTTGGACCATATTCTTATAAGAGCATAGCACTTCTATTATCAACTTAAAAACATGTTAGCTCTGTACCAGCTTTTAAACAACTACAACTATACTTTACTCTTGAAATAAGAAACTATAAAATTCATTGTTCAACTCATCTTATATTAGTACAATACAATCGTATAGTAACTTACAGGCATCACAATGGTAAAAATTTATCTGTATCGAATGTTTGCATTAGATTAATAAATACCAAAGGTATGCACAAGTATTTACCGCAACCAACTTGTTTATTCGATACCCAAAATTGAATGACAGGAAATATTACCTTGACTGTAGTTACTACCTCCAAAATGTGTTGTGTGATGAATGAGATTTTCTAAATCTTGAGTGTAagctatgaaataaaaaaactcTTAATACTTAATAGGGAGGGCTTGCTTTCCCTTTTCAGACCCTACTTGATGTGGATTTGTATAGTCGGACCATTGAATTCCAAAACAAATCTATAGTATTCGATAATTTTGGCTGCAATCAATCAGCAGCATCCGTTGTAGTCTAGTTGGTTAGGATACTCGGCTCTCACCCGAGAGACCCGGGTTCAAGTCCCGGCAAcggaatttttatttttattggatttTAGATTCTTCTTGTTTTTTTCTATAATAAGATATAAGTGATACGTTTTTCAAAATGTCCAAGTCACAATTCTCTATTTTGTGTAAGTCGAGGTTGAACAAATTATGATTACTAATTTATTGTAGCGTATTTTATCGAAATaggttttaaaatattgaattaattgatataataataatatagtatttttaaaaattgataactTAATTTACTGTATTAAATTTTTCAATACCGTACCATGAGTCAGAGCGCCGTAAGATTTCTCAAAATTATGAACATATATTGCTAACTAAAAACTCTTAAATTAGGCATATTTTATAttacatgatttatgattaGGTAGATAATAGTCCTAGATAAAGAATATTCAATTTCATTAAGTAGATAAGACAGTTGAATTAATAACCACTTGAACAAAACTGGACAAATATTAGGTACTGGTTTATGTTTGTTCTTTTATTACAATAGATGGCCTTGACAATAAATGCTTAAAATATTAGGTGCATTGGGACTTGCAGAAAAAAGCCACTATTTAATCTAATGGCAAGGCCCCTCTTTCGATCATGCCTATCCCTCTCATCCTGAGGTGAGGGTGGGATGCCTATCGAAATTAGGATTTCGGTAAAGTAAAAAGCGTCTTTATCTTTAGTAGGGCTGTTCAGGTCAAATCGATAAATCgtaccaaaccgacaaaccgaatcaaatcggaaaaaaaatccgactagtggtttgatttgacttggtttggtgtttggaaaaaaaacccgaccattataggattggtttggttttaactaaaaaaagtcaaaccgaatccaaaccgacccgattatagatatactacttttaaattatgttatacataaaaatatttattaaaatgtaatttataaatatgtttttaaaatttttcataatttttgttttccttcttacatttagatttggacttgagaagctcatctaaataatatacaaaaaagccccatcttataaagttatattataaagttaaaacttcaaacagtgttctgcttctatcttatatgttgatattttgtactagaactctttttaagaagcactgctctgtgctttttattagatactataaaAAAACTCGAGAAActcgaaaaaacccgaaaaaattcgaaaaacccgactttattggtttggtttggtttatagatttaataacccgacacaaatggtttggtttggtttgtaaaaaatctgaaccaatccgatccatgtacacccctaaccTTTAGTTGGAAATAAAGATTGGTCACTGCTCTCTCTTTCACTCGAAATAAGAGTTCTGTGCCAAGCGCCCCGGTCCCTCCATTGACTCACTGGCTTAGAGGGAAAATAGGATTCAGATTTCTGAACGGGAAAGCCTGCGGTTTCAGACAAATATATAGTATTTAATCTAATGGTAAAAATGCAAAGCATGATGTGTATGTCACACATGTCATCGATTCAAAGTCCTTAGTAGACAAAACCATTGCATTTACCCTATTGGTAAGAGCATAATGCATGATGTGTGAGTTAGACGTACGTCACTGGTTCGAAATCTCCCCTAGACAGCCCGTTATTTAATCCAGTGGTAAGAGTGCAACACATGATGTATGTGTCAAGCGCACATCACTGATTCGAAGGTGAGATTACTCTACCACTCTATTCTATAAATGGAGGCTCGATAAGTGCATGGATTGACTCCCATGGACAAAAGCCTAATACTTAATCTAGTGGCAACAACACAACACATGATATATAAATTAGACACATGTCCCCAATTTGAAGTCCACCACAAACAATAGCCTAGTAGTTGATCTAATGGTAAGAGCACAACACATGATGTGTGGGTTAGGCGCACATCACcggtttgaagtgctccatagACGAAAGCCTAGTATTATTTAATCTAGTGGTAAGAGCTCAATGCATGATATGTGGGTTAGATGTACGTCACAATTCAAGTTCCTTATATACACAATCTGATAtttaagtgaaaaaaaatagagCAATAGACATATTATCCACCAAGTTTAGGACGGTGCACCACTTAAGTATAGAAGAATGGAAGGACAGATTTATTGTCCATCAAATTTTGAACCGTGCACCATTGGCCCCAAAATTTCTCAGCTGtcaaaaagaatgaaaaaaaacatAGCATAAAATAAATGCTTAAAATTTCTAGGTGCAGGAACttgcaaatattcgctaagagaCAAAGTAACTCATTTGCTGGTAAAGGAAGCAAATTATATTGGTGATAACATAAAAGAAAACTGTGAAACCATTTCTTAGAATCATTTGTTCCCCATCTACCATTTCAAGAATTGAGGACCTACAAACAGTTGGTGAAGAAGAACTGTTAATGATTTTTTTCCCGACAGCCGTGGTGTTCAGATCAGTTTACACACATCTAGACTAATTCCACGAATACCTTCTACCTCTCACTAGTCCAAATTTCAGTTAACTCTATTCAGTCTTGCTGAATAGATAAGGAGAAAAATGATTATAATAAGAAATATCAATGAGATTCAAAAAAACTCTGAGACAAAGTTGgacaatatttaaaaataggGCCCT
This sequence is a window from Solanum dulcamara chromosome 10, daSolDulc1.2, whole genome shotgun sequence. Protein-coding genes within it:
- the LOC129870390 gene encoding eukaryotic translation initiation factor 5A-4; translated protein: MSDEEHHFESKADAGASKTYPQQAGTIRKNGYIVIKGRPCKVVEVSTSKTGKHGHAKCHFVAIDIFNGKKLEDIVPSSHNCDVPHVNRTDYQLIDIAEDGFVSLLTENGNTKDDLRLPTDDTLLNQVKGGFEEGKDLVLSVMSAMGEEQICAVKDIGGNKN